The following proteins come from a genomic window of Gadus morhua chromosome 11, gadMor3.0, whole genome shotgun sequence:
- the epn1a gene encoding epsin-1 isoform X3: MSTSSLRRQVKNIVHNYSEAEIKVREATSNDPWGPSSSLMSEIADLTYNVVAFSEIMSMVWKRLNDHGKNWRHVYKAMTLMEYLIKTGSERVAQQCRENIYAVQTLKDFQFIDRDGKDQGVNVREKAKQLVTLLKDEERLREERIHALKTKEKMAQTSSASSAPSAPGLGGSLSLGSHSGGADPEQAWPQSSGEEDLQLQLALAMSKEEAEQFGFQHVCVRGESDDGLFTPLPTRLCSHHLTPDLPQTSTAPLEDAELRYALTLSKDMLQKGALMELGAVDPWGAAAAAGASAAAAPVGSAGPSPPHTVPLPSASGPWGAAPADPWGAASPASPQSADPWGGASPPTVAPPPPDPWGETTNHRANNVDPWGPTAAVTPPSADPWGSPVAPSNSSSGGPIDPWAGNGALPASDLINSDLWSGTAKHPNGTGDPERRGSSATGGDSMGSPVPFDLSSLGTTLPVRKTPESFLGPNASLVDLDALVSSKPRAKQPPPPSISSSSAHNPFLQSTGSSPAPGMAVTPGSTISSRGVSPAPPSCSNPFGASISPQPSSLGLSGLRSSPVPPNPMLGMGGMGSMGSMGSMGSIGVGMGSPGMGLGMMQPNPMGMPYGALSPMGATGPSHFLGSGGGAPPQLILGGPGGAGGMMGAGGPMGGGGGTTGASTNPFLL, translated from the exons ATGTCGACTTCATCGCTACGGCGACAAGTAAAGAACATTGTCCACAACTACTCAGAGGCTGAAATCAAG GTTAGAGAGGCCACCTCCAACGACCCATGGGGCCCCAGCAGTTCCCTCATGTCGGAGATTGCCGACCTCACCTACAACGTGGTGGCTTTCTCTGAGATCATGAGCATGGTGTGGAAGAGGCTCAACGACCACGGGAAGAACTGGAGACACGTATACAAG GCCATGACTCTCATGGAGTATCTGATCAAGACAGGTTCGGAGCGGGTGGCCCAGCAGTGCCGGGAGAACATCTACGCAGTTCAGACTCTTAAAGACTTCCAGTTCATAGACCGAGATGGCAAAGACCAG GGGGTGAATGTACGAGAAAAGGCCAAGCAGCTGGTGACGCTGCTGAAGGACGAGGAGCGGCTTCGAGAGGAGAGAATCCATGCCCTCAAAACCAAAGAGAAGATGGCACAGACCTCCAGTG cctcctctgctccctcaGCGCCAGGCCTGGGGGGCAGTCTCTCGTTGGGCTCCCACTCTGGGGGGGCCGACCCTGAGCAAGCCTGGCCGCAGAGCTCAGGGGAGGAGGACCTGCAGCTCCAGCTGGCATTGGCCATGAGTAAAGAAGAGGCGGAGCAG ttCGGATTCCAGCACGTGTGTGTACGCGGAGAAAGCGATGACGGATTATTTACGCCGTTGCCCACTCGGCTTTGCTCTCACcatttgacccctgacctcccccAGACTAGCACGGCCCCTCTGGAGGACGCAGAGCTCCGCTATGCACTCACACTCAGCAAGGACATGCTACAAAAG GGCGCTCTCATGGAGCTGGGTGCTGTCGACCCCTGGGGAGCCGCCGCGGCCGCCGGGGCCTCTGCCGCCGCGGCCCCCGTGGGCTCCGcgggcccctcccctccacacactgtccctctcccctcggCCTCCGGGCCGTGGGGCGCGGCGCCCGCCGACCCCTGGGGCGCGGcctcccccgcctctccccAGAGTGCAGACCCCTGGGGCGGGGCCAGCCCCCCCACggtagcccctcctcctccggaccCGTGGGGCGAGACCACCAACCACAGGGCCAACAACGTGGATCCCTGGGGACCCACCGCAG CAGTGACCCCCCCAAGTGCCGATCCCTGGGGCTCCCCAGTGGCCCCCAGCAATTCTTCATCAGGGGGGCCGATAGACCCCTGGGCGGGGAACGGGGCCCTCCCGGCCTCTGACCTTATCAATTCTGACCTGTGGAGTGGCACCGCCAAACACCCTAACGGCACAG GCGACCCCGAGAGACGGGGCTCCTCGGCCACGGGGGGCGACAGCATGGGCTCGCCGGTGCCCTTCGACCTGTCCTCCCTCGGGACCACGCTGCCGGTCCGCAAGACCCCCGAGTCGTTCCTGGGTCCCAACGCGTCGCTGGTGGACCTCGACGCACTGGTGTCATCTAAACCCAGGGCCAAGCAGCCTccgcccccctccatctcctcctcttcagcgCACAACCCTTTCCTCCAGAGTACAG GCTCGTCTCCCGCCCCCGGCATGGCAGTGACCCCCGGCAGCACCATCTCAAGCAGGGGCGTGTCGCCAGCAcctccctcctgctccaacCCGTTCGGCGCCTCCATCTCACCACAGCCGTCGTCGCTGGGCCTGAGCGGCCTCCGCTCGAGCCCCGTGCCCCCCAACCCCATGCTAGGGATGGGGGGCATGGGGTCAATGGGCTCCATGGGCTCCATGGGTTCTATCGGCGTAGGCATGGGGTCTCCGGGAATGGGCCTGGGCATGATGCAGCCCAACCCCATGGGCATGCCCTACGGCGCTCTCTCGCCCATGGGGGCCACAGGCCCCTCCCATTTCCTGGGTTCTGGAGGAGGGGCGCCTCCTCAACTGATTTTGGGGGGTCCCGGCGGAGCAGGGGGAatgatgggggcggggggaccgatgggaggagggggaggcacgACGGGAGCCAGCACCAACCCTTTTCTTCTTTGA
- the epn1a gene encoding epsin-1 isoform X4 encodes MSTSSLRRQVKNIVHNYSEAEIKVREATSNDPWGPSSSLMSEIADLTYNVVAFSEIMSMVWKRLNDHGKNWRHVYKAMTLMEYLIKTGSERVAQQCRENIYAVQTLKDFQFIDRDGKDQGVNVREKAKQLVTLLKDEERLREERIHALKTKEKMAQTSSASSAPSAPGLGGSLSLGSHSGGADPEQAWPQSSGEEDLQLQLALAMSKEEAEQTSTAPLEDAELRYALTLSKDMLQKEERLRRGDDLRLQMAIEESKREKPKPEEGALMELGAVDPWGAAAAAGASAAAAPVGSAGPSPPHTVPLPSASGPWGAAPADPWGAASPASPQSADPWGGASPPTVAPPPPDPWGETTNHRANNVDPWGPTAAVTPPSADPWGSPVAPSNSSSGGPIDPWAGNGALPASDLINSDLWSGTAKHPNGTGDPERRGSSATGGDSMGSPVPFDLSSLGTTLPVRKTPESFLGPNASLVDLDALVSSKPRAKQPPPPSISSSSAHNPFLQSTGSSPAPGMAVTPGSTISSRGVSPAPPSCSNPFGASISPQPSSLGLSGLRSSPVPPNPMLGMGGMGSMGSMGSMGSIGVGMGSPGMGLGMMQPNPMGMPYGALSPMGATGPSHFLGSGGGAPPQLILGGPGGAGGMMGAGGPMGGGGGTTGASTNPFLL; translated from the exons ATGTCGACTTCATCGCTACGGCGACAAGTAAAGAACATTGTCCACAACTACTCAGAGGCTGAAATCAAG GTTAGAGAGGCCACCTCCAACGACCCATGGGGCCCCAGCAGTTCCCTCATGTCGGAGATTGCCGACCTCACCTACAACGTGGTGGCTTTCTCTGAGATCATGAGCATGGTGTGGAAGAGGCTCAACGACCACGGGAAGAACTGGAGACACGTATACAAG GCCATGACTCTCATGGAGTATCTGATCAAGACAGGTTCGGAGCGGGTGGCCCAGCAGTGCCGGGAGAACATCTACGCAGTTCAGACTCTTAAAGACTTCCAGTTCATAGACCGAGATGGCAAAGACCAG GGGGTGAATGTACGAGAAAAGGCCAAGCAGCTGGTGACGCTGCTGAAGGACGAGGAGCGGCTTCGAGAGGAGAGAATCCATGCCCTCAAAACCAAAGAGAAGATGGCACAGACCTCCAGTG cctcctctgctccctcaGCGCCAGGCCTGGGGGGCAGTCTCTCGTTGGGCTCCCACTCTGGGGGGGCCGACCCTGAGCAAGCCTGGCCGCAGAGCTCAGGGGAGGAGGACCTGCAGCTCCAGCTGGCATTGGCCATGAGTAAAGAAGAGGCGGAGCAG ACTAGCACGGCCCCTCTGGAGGACGCAGAGCTCCGCTATGCACTCACACTCAGCAAGGACATGCTACAAAAG GAGGAACGACTGCGCAGAGGTGACGACCTGAGACTGCAGATGGCCATCgaggagagcaagagggagaagcCAAAGccagaggag GGCGCTCTCATGGAGCTGGGTGCTGTCGACCCCTGGGGAGCCGCCGCGGCCGCCGGGGCCTCTGCCGCCGCGGCCCCCGTGGGCTCCGcgggcccctcccctccacacactgtccctctcccctcggCCTCCGGGCCGTGGGGCGCGGCGCCCGCCGACCCCTGGGGCGCGGcctcccccgcctctccccAGAGTGCAGACCCCTGGGGCGGGGCCAGCCCCCCCACggtagcccctcctcctccggaccCGTGGGGCGAGACCACCAACCACAGGGCCAACAACGTGGATCCCTGGGGACCCACCGCAG CAGTGACCCCCCCAAGTGCCGATCCCTGGGGCTCCCCAGTGGCCCCCAGCAATTCTTCATCAGGGGGGCCGATAGACCCCTGGGCGGGGAACGGGGCCCTCCCGGCCTCTGACCTTATCAATTCTGACCTGTGGAGTGGCACCGCCAAACACCCTAACGGCACAG GCGACCCCGAGAGACGGGGCTCCTCGGCCACGGGGGGCGACAGCATGGGCTCGCCGGTGCCCTTCGACCTGTCCTCCCTCGGGACCACGCTGCCGGTCCGCAAGACCCCCGAGTCGTTCCTGGGTCCCAACGCGTCGCTGGTGGACCTCGACGCACTGGTGTCATCTAAACCCAGGGCCAAGCAGCCTccgcccccctccatctcctcctcttcagcgCACAACCCTTTCCTCCAGAGTACAG GCTCGTCTCCCGCCCCCGGCATGGCAGTGACCCCCGGCAGCACCATCTCAAGCAGGGGCGTGTCGCCAGCAcctccctcctgctccaacCCGTTCGGCGCCTCCATCTCACCACAGCCGTCGTCGCTGGGCCTGAGCGGCCTCCGCTCGAGCCCCGTGCCCCCCAACCCCATGCTAGGGATGGGGGGCATGGGGTCAATGGGCTCCATGGGCTCCATGGGTTCTATCGGCGTAGGCATGGGGTCTCCGGGAATGGGCCTGGGCATGATGCAGCCCAACCCCATGGGCATGCCCTACGGCGCTCTCTCGCCCATGGGGGCCACAGGCCCCTCCCATTTCCTGGGTTCTGGAGGAGGGGCGCCTCCTCAACTGATTTTGGGGGGTCCCGGCGGAGCAGGGGGAatgatgggggcggggggaccgatgggaggagggggaggcacgACGGGAGCCAGCACCAACCCTTTTCTTCTTTGA
- the epn1a gene encoding epsin-1 isoform X6: MSTSSLRRQVKNIVHNYSEAEIKVREATSNDPWGPSSSLMSEIADLTYNVVAFSEIMSMVWKRLNDHGKNWRHVYKAMTLMEYLIKTGSERVAQQCRENIYAVQTLKDFQFIDRDGKDQGVNVREKAKQLVTLLKDEERLREERIHALKTKEKMAQTSSASSAPSAPGLGGSLSLGSHSGGADPEQAWPQSSGEEDLQLQLALAMSKEEAEQEERLRRGDDLRLQMAIEESKREKPKPEEGALMELGAVDPWGAAAAAGASAAAAPVGSAGPSPPHTVPLPSASGPWGAAPADPWGAASPASPQSADPWGGASPPTVAPPPPDPWGETTNHRANNVDPWGPTAAVTPPSADPWGSPVAPSNSSSGGPIDPWAGNGALPASDLINSDLWSGTAKHPNGTGDPERRGSSATGGDSMGSPVPFDLSSLGTTLPVRKTPESFLGPNASLVDLDALVSSKPRAKQPPPPSISSSSAHNPFLQSTGSSPAPGMAVTPGSTISSRGVSPAPPSCSNPFGASISPQPSSLGLSGLRSSPVPPNPMLGMGGMGSMGSMGSMGSIGVGMGSPGMGLGMMQPNPMGMPYGALSPMGATGPSHFLGSGGGAPPQLILGGPGGAGGMMGAGGPMGGGGGTTGASTNPFLL, from the exons ATGTCGACTTCATCGCTACGGCGACAAGTAAAGAACATTGTCCACAACTACTCAGAGGCTGAAATCAAG GTTAGAGAGGCCACCTCCAACGACCCATGGGGCCCCAGCAGTTCCCTCATGTCGGAGATTGCCGACCTCACCTACAACGTGGTGGCTTTCTCTGAGATCATGAGCATGGTGTGGAAGAGGCTCAACGACCACGGGAAGAACTGGAGACACGTATACAAG GCCATGACTCTCATGGAGTATCTGATCAAGACAGGTTCGGAGCGGGTGGCCCAGCAGTGCCGGGAGAACATCTACGCAGTTCAGACTCTTAAAGACTTCCAGTTCATAGACCGAGATGGCAAAGACCAG GGGGTGAATGTACGAGAAAAGGCCAAGCAGCTGGTGACGCTGCTGAAGGACGAGGAGCGGCTTCGAGAGGAGAGAATCCATGCCCTCAAAACCAAAGAGAAGATGGCACAGACCTCCAGTG cctcctctgctccctcaGCGCCAGGCCTGGGGGGCAGTCTCTCGTTGGGCTCCCACTCTGGGGGGGCCGACCCTGAGCAAGCCTGGCCGCAGAGCTCAGGGGAGGAGGACCTGCAGCTCCAGCTGGCATTGGCCATGAGTAAAGAAGAGGCGGAGCAG GAGGAACGACTGCGCAGAGGTGACGACCTGAGACTGCAGATGGCCATCgaggagagcaagagggagaagcCAAAGccagaggag GGCGCTCTCATGGAGCTGGGTGCTGTCGACCCCTGGGGAGCCGCCGCGGCCGCCGGGGCCTCTGCCGCCGCGGCCCCCGTGGGCTCCGcgggcccctcccctccacacactgtccctctcccctcggCCTCCGGGCCGTGGGGCGCGGCGCCCGCCGACCCCTGGGGCGCGGcctcccccgcctctccccAGAGTGCAGACCCCTGGGGCGGGGCCAGCCCCCCCACggtagcccctcctcctccggaccCGTGGGGCGAGACCACCAACCACAGGGCCAACAACGTGGATCCCTGGGGACCCACCGCAG CAGTGACCCCCCCAAGTGCCGATCCCTGGGGCTCCCCAGTGGCCCCCAGCAATTCTTCATCAGGGGGGCCGATAGACCCCTGGGCGGGGAACGGGGCCCTCCCGGCCTCTGACCTTATCAATTCTGACCTGTGGAGTGGCACCGCCAAACACCCTAACGGCACAG GCGACCCCGAGAGACGGGGCTCCTCGGCCACGGGGGGCGACAGCATGGGCTCGCCGGTGCCCTTCGACCTGTCCTCCCTCGGGACCACGCTGCCGGTCCGCAAGACCCCCGAGTCGTTCCTGGGTCCCAACGCGTCGCTGGTGGACCTCGACGCACTGGTGTCATCTAAACCCAGGGCCAAGCAGCCTccgcccccctccatctcctcctcttcagcgCACAACCCTTTCCTCCAGAGTACAG GCTCGTCTCCCGCCCCCGGCATGGCAGTGACCCCCGGCAGCACCATCTCAAGCAGGGGCGTGTCGCCAGCAcctccctcctgctccaacCCGTTCGGCGCCTCCATCTCACCACAGCCGTCGTCGCTGGGCCTGAGCGGCCTCCGCTCGAGCCCCGTGCCCCCCAACCCCATGCTAGGGATGGGGGGCATGGGGTCAATGGGCTCCATGGGCTCCATGGGTTCTATCGGCGTAGGCATGGGGTCTCCGGGAATGGGCCTGGGCATGATGCAGCCCAACCCCATGGGCATGCCCTACGGCGCTCTCTCGCCCATGGGGGCCACAGGCCCCTCCCATTTCCTGGGTTCTGGAGGAGGGGCGCCTCCTCAACTGATTTTGGGGGGTCCCGGCGGAGCAGGGGGAatgatgggggcggggggaccgatgggaggagggggaggcacgACGGGAGCCAGCACCAACCCTTTTCTTCTTTGA
- the epn1a gene encoding epsin-1 isoform X8, with protein MSTSSLRRQVKNIVHNYSEAEIKVREATSNDPWGPSSSLMSEIADLTYNVVAFSEIMSMVWKRLNDHGKNWRHVYKAMTLMEYLIKTGSERVAQQCRENIYAVQTLKDFQFIDRDGKDQGVNVREKAKQLVTLLKDEERLREERIHALKTKEKMAQTSSASSAPSAPGLGGSLSLGSHSGGADPEQAWPQSSGEEDLQLQLALAMSKEEAEQTSTAPLEDAELRYALTLSKDMLQKGALMELGAVDPWGAAAAAGASAAAAPVGSAGPSPPHTVPLPSASGPWGAAPADPWGAASPASPQSADPWGGASPPTVAPPPPDPWGETTNHRANNVDPWGPTAAVTPPSADPWGSPVAPSNSSSGGPIDPWAGNGALPASDLINSDLWSGTAKHPNGTGDPERRGSSATGGDSMGSPVPFDLSSLGTTLPVRKTPESFLGPNASLVDLDALVSSKPRAKQPPPPSISSSSAHNPFLQSTGSSPAPGMAVTPGSTISSRGVSPAPPSCSNPFGASISPQPSSLGLSGLRSSPVPPNPMLGMGGMGSMGSMGSMGSIGVGMGSPGMGLGMMQPNPMGMPYGALSPMGATGPSHFLGSGGGAPPQLILGGPGGAGGMMGAGGPMGGGGGTTGASTNPFLL; from the exons ATGTCGACTTCATCGCTACGGCGACAAGTAAAGAACATTGTCCACAACTACTCAGAGGCTGAAATCAAG GTTAGAGAGGCCACCTCCAACGACCCATGGGGCCCCAGCAGTTCCCTCATGTCGGAGATTGCCGACCTCACCTACAACGTGGTGGCTTTCTCTGAGATCATGAGCATGGTGTGGAAGAGGCTCAACGACCACGGGAAGAACTGGAGACACGTATACAAG GCCATGACTCTCATGGAGTATCTGATCAAGACAGGTTCGGAGCGGGTGGCCCAGCAGTGCCGGGAGAACATCTACGCAGTTCAGACTCTTAAAGACTTCCAGTTCATAGACCGAGATGGCAAAGACCAG GGGGTGAATGTACGAGAAAAGGCCAAGCAGCTGGTGACGCTGCTGAAGGACGAGGAGCGGCTTCGAGAGGAGAGAATCCATGCCCTCAAAACCAAAGAGAAGATGGCACAGACCTCCAGTG cctcctctgctccctcaGCGCCAGGCCTGGGGGGCAGTCTCTCGTTGGGCTCCCACTCTGGGGGGGCCGACCCTGAGCAAGCCTGGCCGCAGAGCTCAGGGGAGGAGGACCTGCAGCTCCAGCTGGCATTGGCCATGAGTAAAGAAGAGGCGGAGCAG ACTAGCACGGCCCCTCTGGAGGACGCAGAGCTCCGCTATGCACTCACACTCAGCAAGGACATGCTACAAAAG GGCGCTCTCATGGAGCTGGGTGCTGTCGACCCCTGGGGAGCCGCCGCGGCCGCCGGGGCCTCTGCCGCCGCGGCCCCCGTGGGCTCCGcgggcccctcccctccacacactgtccctctcccctcggCCTCCGGGCCGTGGGGCGCGGCGCCCGCCGACCCCTGGGGCGCGGcctcccccgcctctccccAGAGTGCAGACCCCTGGGGCGGGGCCAGCCCCCCCACggtagcccctcctcctccggaccCGTGGGGCGAGACCACCAACCACAGGGCCAACAACGTGGATCCCTGGGGACCCACCGCAG CAGTGACCCCCCCAAGTGCCGATCCCTGGGGCTCCCCAGTGGCCCCCAGCAATTCTTCATCAGGGGGGCCGATAGACCCCTGGGCGGGGAACGGGGCCCTCCCGGCCTCTGACCTTATCAATTCTGACCTGTGGAGTGGCACCGCCAAACACCCTAACGGCACAG GCGACCCCGAGAGACGGGGCTCCTCGGCCACGGGGGGCGACAGCATGGGCTCGCCGGTGCCCTTCGACCTGTCCTCCCTCGGGACCACGCTGCCGGTCCGCAAGACCCCCGAGTCGTTCCTGGGTCCCAACGCGTCGCTGGTGGACCTCGACGCACTGGTGTCATCTAAACCCAGGGCCAAGCAGCCTccgcccccctccatctcctcctcttcagcgCACAACCCTTTCCTCCAGAGTACAG GCTCGTCTCCCGCCCCCGGCATGGCAGTGACCCCCGGCAGCACCATCTCAAGCAGGGGCGTGTCGCCAGCAcctccctcctgctccaacCCGTTCGGCGCCTCCATCTCACCACAGCCGTCGTCGCTGGGCCTGAGCGGCCTCCGCTCGAGCCCCGTGCCCCCCAACCCCATGCTAGGGATGGGGGGCATGGGGTCAATGGGCTCCATGGGCTCCATGGGTTCTATCGGCGTAGGCATGGGGTCTCCGGGAATGGGCCTGGGCATGATGCAGCCCAACCCCATGGGCATGCCCTACGGCGCTCTCTCGCCCATGGGGGCCACAGGCCCCTCCCATTTCCTGGGTTCTGGAGGAGGGGCGCCTCCTCAACTGATTTTGGGGGGTCCCGGCGGAGCAGGGGGAatgatgggggcggggggaccgatgggaggagggggaggcacgACGGGAGCCAGCACCAACCCTTTTCTTCTTTGA
- the epn1a gene encoding epsin-1 isoform X1, with the protein MSTSSLRRQVKNIVHNYSEAEIKVREATSNDPWGPSSSLMSEIADLTYNVVAFSEIMSMVWKRLNDHGKNWRHVYKAMTLMEYLIKTGSERVAQQCRENIYAVQTLKDFQFIDRDGKDQGVNVREKAKQLVTLLKDEERLREERIHALKTKEKMAQTSSASSAPSAPGLGGSLSLGSHSGGADPEQAWPQSSGEEDLQLQLALAMSKEEAEQFGFQHVCVRGESDDGLFTPLPTRLCSHHLTPDLPQTSTAPLEDAELRYALTLSKDMLQKEERLRRGDDLRLQMAIEESKREKPKPEEGALMELGAVDPWGAAAAAGASAAAAPVGSAGPSPPHTVPLPSASGPWGAAPADPWGAASPASPQSADPWGGASPPTVAPPPPDPWGETTNHRANNVDPWGPTAAVTPPSADPWGSPVAPSNSSSGGPIDPWAGNGALPASDLINSDLWSGTAKHPNGTGDPERRGSSATGGDSMGSPVPFDLSSLGTTLPVRKTPESFLGPNASLVDLDALVSSKPRAKQPPPPSISSSSAHNPFLQSTGSSPAPGMAVTPGSTISSRGVSPAPPSCSNPFGASISPQPSSLGLSGLRSSPVPPNPMLGMGGMGSMGSMGSMGSIGVGMGSPGMGLGMMQPNPMGMPYGALSPMGATGPSHFLGSGGGAPPQLILGGPGGAGGMMGAGGPMGGGGGTTGASTNPFLL; encoded by the exons ATGTCGACTTCATCGCTACGGCGACAAGTAAAGAACATTGTCCACAACTACTCAGAGGCTGAAATCAAG GTTAGAGAGGCCACCTCCAACGACCCATGGGGCCCCAGCAGTTCCCTCATGTCGGAGATTGCCGACCTCACCTACAACGTGGTGGCTTTCTCTGAGATCATGAGCATGGTGTGGAAGAGGCTCAACGACCACGGGAAGAACTGGAGACACGTATACAAG GCCATGACTCTCATGGAGTATCTGATCAAGACAGGTTCGGAGCGGGTGGCCCAGCAGTGCCGGGAGAACATCTACGCAGTTCAGACTCTTAAAGACTTCCAGTTCATAGACCGAGATGGCAAAGACCAG GGGGTGAATGTACGAGAAAAGGCCAAGCAGCTGGTGACGCTGCTGAAGGACGAGGAGCGGCTTCGAGAGGAGAGAATCCATGCCCTCAAAACCAAAGAGAAGATGGCACAGACCTCCAGTG cctcctctgctccctcaGCGCCAGGCCTGGGGGGCAGTCTCTCGTTGGGCTCCCACTCTGGGGGGGCCGACCCTGAGCAAGCCTGGCCGCAGAGCTCAGGGGAGGAGGACCTGCAGCTCCAGCTGGCATTGGCCATGAGTAAAGAAGAGGCGGAGCAG ttCGGATTCCAGCACGTGTGTGTACGCGGAGAAAGCGATGACGGATTATTTACGCCGTTGCCCACTCGGCTTTGCTCTCACcatttgacccctgacctcccccAGACTAGCACGGCCCCTCTGGAGGACGCAGAGCTCCGCTATGCACTCACACTCAGCAAGGACATGCTACAAAAG GAGGAACGACTGCGCAGAGGTGACGACCTGAGACTGCAGATGGCCATCgaggagagcaagagggagaagcCAAAGccagaggag GGCGCTCTCATGGAGCTGGGTGCTGTCGACCCCTGGGGAGCCGCCGCGGCCGCCGGGGCCTCTGCCGCCGCGGCCCCCGTGGGCTCCGcgggcccctcccctccacacactgtccctctcccctcggCCTCCGGGCCGTGGGGCGCGGCGCCCGCCGACCCCTGGGGCGCGGcctcccccgcctctccccAGAGTGCAGACCCCTGGGGCGGGGCCAGCCCCCCCACggtagcccctcctcctccggaccCGTGGGGCGAGACCACCAACCACAGGGCCAACAACGTGGATCCCTGGGGACCCACCGCAG CAGTGACCCCCCCAAGTGCCGATCCCTGGGGCTCCCCAGTGGCCCCCAGCAATTCTTCATCAGGGGGGCCGATAGACCCCTGGGCGGGGAACGGGGCCCTCCCGGCCTCTGACCTTATCAATTCTGACCTGTGGAGTGGCACCGCCAAACACCCTAACGGCACAG GCGACCCCGAGAGACGGGGCTCCTCGGCCACGGGGGGCGACAGCATGGGCTCGCCGGTGCCCTTCGACCTGTCCTCCCTCGGGACCACGCTGCCGGTCCGCAAGACCCCCGAGTCGTTCCTGGGTCCCAACGCGTCGCTGGTGGACCTCGACGCACTGGTGTCATCTAAACCCAGGGCCAAGCAGCCTccgcccccctccatctcctcctcttcagcgCACAACCCTTTCCTCCAGAGTACAG GCTCGTCTCCCGCCCCCGGCATGGCAGTGACCCCCGGCAGCACCATCTCAAGCAGGGGCGTGTCGCCAGCAcctccctcctgctccaacCCGTTCGGCGCCTCCATCTCACCACAGCCGTCGTCGCTGGGCCTGAGCGGCCTCCGCTCGAGCCCCGTGCCCCCCAACCCCATGCTAGGGATGGGGGGCATGGGGTCAATGGGCTCCATGGGCTCCATGGGTTCTATCGGCGTAGGCATGGGGTCTCCGGGAATGGGCCTGGGCATGATGCAGCCCAACCCCATGGGCATGCCCTACGGCGCTCTCTCGCCCATGGGGGCCACAGGCCCCTCCCATTTCCTGGGTTCTGGAGGAGGGGCGCCTCCTCAACTGATTTTGGGGGGTCCCGGCGGAGCAGGGGGAatgatgggggcggggggaccgatgggaggagggggaggcacgACGGGAGCCAGCACCAACCCTTTTCTTCTTTGA